The following proteins are co-located in the Pan troglodytes isolate AG18354 chromosome 5, NHGRI_mPanTro3-v2.0_pri, whole genome shotgun sequence genome:
- the H1-6 gene encoding histone H1t, whose protein sequence is MLFAGYYILRFSVVMSETVPAASASAVPAAMEKLPTKKRGRKPAGLTSASRKAPNLSVSKLITEALSVSQERVGMSLVALKKALAAAGYDVEKNNSRIKLSLKSLVNKGILVQTRGTGASGSFKLSKKVIPKSTRSKAKKSVSAKTKKLVLSRDSKSPKTAKTNKRAKKPRATAPKKAVRSGRKAKGAKGSKQQQKSPVKARASKSKLTQHHEVNVRKATSKK, encoded by the coding sequence ATGCTTTTCGCTGGTTATTACATCTTGCGTTTCTCTGTTGTTATGTCTGAAACCGTGCCTGCGGCTTCTGCCAGTGCTGTTCCAGCCGCTATGGAGAAACTTCCAACCAAGAAGCGAGGGAGGAAGCCGGCTGGCTTGACAAGTGCAAGTCGAAAAGCGCCGAacctctctgtgtccaaattgATCACCGAGGCCCTTTCAGTGTCACAGGAACGAGTAGGTATGTCTTTGGTTGCGCTCAAGAAGGCATTGGCCGCTGCTGGCTACGACGTAGAGAAGAATAACAGCCGCATCAAACTGTCCCTCAAGAGCTTAGTGAACAAGGGAATTCTGGTGCAAACCAGGGGTACTGGTGCTTCCGGTTCCTTTAAGCTTAGTAAGAAGGTGATTCCTAAATCTACCAGAAGCAAGGCTAAAAAGTCAGTTTCTGCCAAGACCAAGAAGCTGGTTTTATCCAGGGACTCCAAGTCACCAAAGACTGCTAAAACCAATAAGAGAGCCAAGAAGCCGAGAGCGACAGCTCCTAAAAAAGCTGTTAGGAGCGGGAGAAAGGCTAAAGGAGCCAAGGGTAGTAAGCAACAGCAGAAGAGCCCAGTGAAGGCAAGGGCTTCGAAGTCAAAATTGACCCAACATCATGAAGTTAATGTTAGAAAGGCCACATCTAAGAAGTAA